The following proteins come from a genomic window of Gemmatimonadaceae bacterium:
- a CDS encoding amidohydrolase family protein, whose amino-acid sequence MTRIRAALGLLLAALFVTTAVPASRAQAPAAQTAPPETVVLKAARMITIASPAVVLNAAIVVTGDRIVAAGPASSVAVPAGARVVELGDVTLLPGFIDAHTHITGRTLGDPMADLSSVKDYPGYAAILGVSNAQKTLMAGFTSIRVVGSGDFGDMALRQAIDDGRAIGPRMAAAGHALGITGGHCDDNGWRPGLLERSYREGVANGPEEVRAAVRYQVKYGADVIKACATGGVLSEGDAVGATQYTYEEMKAIVDEATKLGRKVAAHAHGTEGIKIATRAGVASIEHGSFLDEEGAKLMVQHGTILVPTLMAGAGVEGFAKNGVLKGLRAEKALAAAAAMRNGIRLAAAHKVQIALGTDAGVIQHGTNAREFGLMVEWGGLTPIASLTAGTLNGAKLFGWEKRVGSIEAGKLADIVAVLGNPLEDIHRTEHVSFVMKNGVIYKGAGAR is encoded by the coding sequence ATGACTCGCATTCGCGCCGCGCTCGGCCTGCTCCTCGCCGCCCTATTTGTCACGACGGCCGTGCCGGCATCGCGCGCGCAGGCACCGGCCGCTCAGACTGCACCGCCGGAGACTGTCGTGCTGAAGGCGGCGCGGATGATAACCATCGCAAGCCCGGCGGTAGTGCTGAATGCGGCGATCGTCGTGACGGGCGACCGGATCGTCGCCGCCGGGCCGGCGTCGAGCGTCGCAGTGCCCGCGGGGGCGCGCGTAGTGGAGCTTGGCGACGTGACGCTGCTTCCCGGCTTCATTGATGCGCACACTCACATCACCGGACGCACGCTTGGCGATCCCATGGCGGACCTCTCCAGCGTCAAGGATTACCCGGGCTACGCCGCCATACTCGGTGTGTCGAACGCGCAGAAGACGTTGATGGCCGGGTTTACGTCCATTCGCGTCGTCGGCTCGGGCGACTTCGGTGACATGGCGCTGCGCCAGGCGATTGACGACGGGAGAGCGATCGGTCCGCGAATGGCGGCGGCGGGGCATGCCCTGGGAATCACCGGCGGACACTGTGACGACAACGGTTGGCGTCCGGGACTTCTCGAGCGGAGCTACCGTGAGGGAGTCGCGAACGGTCCCGAAGAGGTACGGGCGGCCGTGCGGTACCAGGTGAAGTACGGCGCCGACGTCATCAAGGCGTGCGCGACCGGGGGCGTGTTATCCGAGGGTGACGCTGTCGGAGCGACGCAGTACACCTACGAGGAGATGAAGGCGATCGTGGACGAGGCGACCAAGCTGGGCCGCAAGGTTGCGGCGCACGCCCACGGAACCGAAGGAATCAAGATTGCCACGCGCGCCGGTGTGGCGTCCATCGAGCATGGCTCGTTCCTCGATGAGGAAGGCGCAAAGCTGATGGTGCAGCACGGGACAATTCTCGTTCCGACGTTGATGGCCGGCGCGGGGGTCGAAGGCTTCGCGAAAAATGGCGTGCTCAAGGGTCTGCGTGCGGAAAAGGCGCTTGCCGCGGCGGCAGCCATGAGAAACGGCATCCGGCTCGCCGCCGCGCATAAGGTGCAGATCGCGCTGGGTACCGACGCCGGTGTCATTCAGCACGGGACCAACGCGCGCGAGTTCGGATTGATGGTGGAGTGGGGAGGACTGACTCCGATCGCATCGCTCACCGCTGGCACGCTGAACGGGGCGAAGCTTTTCGGCTGGGAGAAACGCGTCGGCTCGATCGAGGCGGGCAAGCTCGCCGACATCGTCGCCGTGCTGGGCAATCCGCTCGAGGACATCCATCGCACGGAGCACGTGAGCTTCGTGATGAAGAATGGAGTTATCTACAAGGGGGCGGGCGCCAGGTAG
- a CDS encoding YegS/Rv2252/BmrU family lipid kinase: MDERVCVIVNPVAGRGRAARMIPEISARFAEIGVSDIRTTAHKGDEAGSARQAIADGFTTLVAVGGDGTTSNVANAILHSGSDARLAVMSAGTGNDFAKVLGTERASAETIARLCVEPAGSRVDVGRIEDVFFVNCCGFGFDVAVLEEIRRTRWLRGSSVYLYTAVRQIFGFAGIEVEVRSEESHRPAQLHMLLVIANSANFGGMFRIAPNASVTDGCLDAVSILFLPPARRIAMLVAATMGAHESQPGCVMERSRSFELKFEAAPTYETDGELHRARTASLDVISCPLALRVVTGPARTLS, translated from the coding sequence ATGGATGAGCGCGTCTGCGTCATCGTCAACCCGGTAGCGGGAAGAGGACGCGCGGCGCGAATGATTCCCGAGATCTCGGCGCGGTTCGCCGAGATCGGCGTGAGCGACATCCGGACGACCGCTCACAAGGGCGACGAGGCCGGTAGCGCCAGGCAGGCCATCGCCGACGGGTTCACCACTCTCGTCGCGGTTGGCGGCGATGGCACGACATCCAATGTCGCGAACGCCATCCTTCACTCCGGGAGCGACGCGCGGCTAGCAGTCATGTCCGCGGGGACAGGTAACGACTTCGCCAAAGTGCTCGGCACGGAAAGAGCGAGCGCCGAGACGATTGCGCGACTTTGCGTGGAGCCGGCCGGTTCGCGGGTGGATGTCGGCCGGATCGAGGACGTCTTCTTCGTCAACTGCTGCGGATTCGGGTTCGACGTCGCGGTGCTCGAGGAAATCAGGCGCACGCGATGGCTGCGTGGCAGCTCGGTGTACCTCTACACGGCGGTCCGTCAGATTTTCGGGTTCGCGGGCATCGAGGTGGAGGTAAGGTCGGAGGAATCACATCGTCCGGCGCAGCTGCACATGCTGCTGGTGATCGCGAACTCCGCGAATTTCGGCGGAATGTTCAGGATCGCCCCGAACGCATCAGTGACTGATGGCTGCCTCGACGCGGTTTCCATCCTTTTTCTGCCGCCGGCGCGCAGGATCGCCATGCTCGTGGCGGCGACGATGGGAGCGCACGAGAGCCAGCCAGGCTGCGTGATGGAGCGCTCGCGGTCATTCGAGTTGAAGTTCGAGGCGGCGCCCACGTACGAGACCGACGGAGAGCTGCACCGTGCGCGAACCGCTTCGCTCGACGTAATTTCCTGCCCGTTGGCGCTGCGGGTCGTTACCGGGCCTGCGCGAACGCTCAGTTGA
- a CDS encoding Spy/CpxP family protein refolding chaperone, whose protein sequence is MSKIRTAALGAVVAVGMAVIAGAQVPAKPDSTGRGMRDGGPRHGCMEGARGGWMRGPRGHFGRGQCQGRLMAELNLTDAQKSRIKAIHEKYQPQLKSLREQGQTQFKVLRDARQKGDTSAATRQRFAQQREQSRQRVTALRTQVQNEVRTVLTAEQRAKWDAAAEQRKQRFEGRRFWL, encoded by the coding sequence ATGTCGAAAATTCGCACGGCTGCCCTTGGCGCCGTTGTAGCGGTTGGAATGGCGGTGATCGCCGGAGCCCAGGTTCCAGCGAAGCCGGACAGCACGGGTCGCGGGATGCGCGACGGCGGGCCGCGTCATGGCTGCATGGAAGGAGCGCGCGGCGGATGGATGCGCGGTCCGCGTGGACACTTCGGACGCGGACAGTGTCAGGGCCGCCTGATGGCGGAGCTCAATCTCACCGATGCGCAGAAGTCGCGCATCAAGGCCATCCACGAGAAGTATCAGCCGCAGCTCAAGTCGCTGCGCGAGCAGGGACAGACGCAGTTCAAGGTCCTTCGCGATGCACGGCAGAAGGGTGACACCTCAGCCGCGACGCGTCAGCGCTTCGCGCAGCAGCGCGAGCAGTCCCGTCAGCGTGTCACCGCGCTCCGCACGCAGGTGCAGAACGAAGTTCGCACGGTGCTCACCGCCGAGCAGCGGGCGAAGTGGGATGCCGCCGCGGAGCAGCGGAAGCAGCGTTTCGAGGGACGGCGCTTCTGGCTGTGA
- a CDS encoding di-trans,poly-cis-decaprenylcistransferase — protein MSTSTPRGIHVAIIMDGNGRWATARGHLRTAGHIAGARTVRKIVEAAPDCGIGTLTLYAFSADNWRRPSREVALLMRLFRRYLVSEVARCVTNGVRMKIIGRRDRIPAELLRAICNAESATREGRTLELRIAVDYSARDAVLRAARHMRAEPHADLDAERAAFARLLSQVDNGVGASRDVDLLIRTGGEQRLSDFLLWECAYAELYFTRRMWPEFSPANLAAAVEEFHARERRFGAVPEAAAG, from the coding sequence ATGAGCACCAGCACTCCGCGCGGCATTCACGTCGCGATAATCATGGATGGCAACGGCCGATGGGCCACGGCGCGCGGACATCTCCGCACGGCCGGCCACATCGCCGGCGCGCGCACGGTCCGCAAGATCGTCGAGGCCGCGCCCGACTGCGGAATAGGCACGCTGACGCTGTACGCGTTCTCCGCCGACAACTGGCGCCGGCCCTCGCGCGAAGTTGCGCTGCTGATGCGCCTCTTCCGCCGCTACCTGGTCTCGGAGGTCGCCCGCTGCGTGACGAACGGCGTGCGAATGAAGATCATAGGCCGGCGCGATCGCATTCCCGCCGAGCTTCTCCGGGCGATCTGCAACGCCGAGAGCGCCACGCGCGAAGGCCGCACGCTCGAGCTGCGCATCGCGGTGGATTATTCCGCGCGCGACGCCGTGCTCCGCGCAGCGCGCCACATGCGCGCCGAGCCGCACGCCGACCTCGACGCCGAGCGCGCCGCGTTCGCGCGGCTGCTCTCGCAGGTTGACAACGGCGTTGGCGCCTCACGTGACGTTGACCTGCTCATCCGCACCGGCGGCGAGCAGCGGCTGAGCGACTTCCTGCTCTGGGAGTGCGCCTACGCCGAGCTCTACTTCACGCGCCGCATGTGGCCCGAATTCTCGCCGGCCAACCTCGCCGCGGCCGTCGAGGAATTCCACGCCCGCGAGCGAAGGTTCGGTGCCGTGCCCGAGGCGGCGGCGGGCTGA
- a CDS encoding transcriptional regulator: protein MAKNGAARDDSGTRSPMKGAALRRPPAQKAEELDRLIHERLRLGIVSALAVNDSLSFSDLKKLMNTTDGNLSVHARKLEEAEYIACTKSFQGRMPKTQYRLTAAGRRALERYLDHMEALIRATRDR from the coding sequence GTGGCTAAGAATGGCGCGGCACGGGATGACTCCGGCACGCGCAGTCCAATGAAAGGCGCCGCGCTGCGCCGCCCTCCCGCGCAGAAGGCGGAGGAGCTCGATCGTCTCATACACGAGCGTCTGCGGCTCGGCATCGTCAGCGCGCTCGCGGTGAACGATTCGCTGAGCTTCAGCGACCTGAAGAAGCTGATGAACACGACCGACGGAAACCTGAGCGTGCATGCCCGCAAGCTTGAGGAAGCCGAGTACATCGCATGCACCAAGTCGTTCCAGGGACGGATGCCGAAGACGCAGTATCGTCTGACGGCGGCCGGCCGCCGCGCGCTCGAGCGCTACCTCGACCATATGGAAGCCCTGATCCGCGCCACCCGGGATCGTTAG
- a CDS encoding type 1 glutamine amidotransferase domain-containing protein yields the protein MAGDLTGRKVAVLATDGVEQVELTAPWQALKEARAEVTLVSLKAGTIQGFIHEEKADTFNVDRLAGEVSARDFDALVLPGGIRNTEALRATPEAVGLVRGFMELDKPVAAICHAPRIIAEAGALEGRTVTSHPDIAEDIRAAGGSWVDKQVAVDQNLLTSRRQEDLPAFCGNLIAMLAEEIDERRLDKMVEQSFPASDPLPGPISLS from the coding sequence ATGGCGGGAGATCTGACGGGTCGGAAGGTCGCTGTATTGGCCACGGACGGTGTCGAGCAGGTGGAGCTTACCGCGCCCTGGCAGGCGCTGAAGGAGGCCCGCGCCGAGGTCACGCTTGTGTCGCTCAAGGCGGGGACTATTCAGGGATTCATTCACGAAGAAAAGGCGGACACGTTCAATGTGGATCGTCTCGCCGGAGAAGTCAGCGCGCGGGATTTCGACGCCCTGGTTCTTCCTGGCGGCATCCGCAACACGGAAGCGCTGCGGGCGACTCCCGAAGCGGTGGGCTTGGTGCGTGGCTTCATGGAATTGGATAAGCCGGTCGCCGCGATCTGTCATGCGCCGCGCATCATCGCCGAAGCGGGCGCGCTCGAGGGCCGGACTGTGACATCGCATCCGGACATCGCCGAGGACATCCGTGCCGCGGGCGGATCATGGGTGGACAAGCAGGTGGCGGTGGACCAGAACCTCCTGACGAGCCGCAGGCAGGAGGACCTGCCCGCGTTCTGCGGCAACCTGATCGCGATGCTTGCGGAAGAGATCGATGAGCGGCGGCTGGACAAGATGGTGGAGCAGAGTTTCCCGGCCAGTGATCCGCTGCCGGGGCCGATCTCGCTGAGCTGA
- a CDS encoding DUF5916 domain-containing protein, with the protein MREDLLSRTVGVLLLLAFLGTRSSAWCQSSSAPTSKELRAARVADGRIHIDGHLNETAWATVKAGTDFTQRDPSDGTPASERTEVRVLYSESAIYVGVRAFDSEPRRIISEVARRDRTVQADEISVFFDSYFDRRTAFEFAVNPSGAIRDVYYQDEYTSDISWDPVWEVVTSVDSAGWTAEYRIPLTQLRYDRRGNRWGFQVMRRVQRKSERAYWMPYSKKTSGLASRFGTLTGLDSLSQPVRLELRPYTVSSRRTRKASSVGSYAPPVDTRLSGGGDVKLGLTSNLTLDVTVNPDFGQVEADPSVVNLSAFESYFPEKRPFFVEGSGLFGTYVQQGQVFYSRRIGRSPQSGAAPPPNGSVEIPDQTRIIGAAKLTGKKVRGFNVGLVSVMTAQEKALLRDSAGNVSGDSPVEPLTHYLVGRLEKDFRNGSNTVGAMITGVNRKLTPELRFLRSSSYVGVADGVHRWANGTYALRWNIAGSDIRGSRAAITAAQRSSFRYYQRPDARHTDLDTSRTELSGWTATANFGKETGTWTYWGLASQTSPGFDVNDLGFQFGGDNRDLRVGAGYNHTRPKGVFRDYQISATGWRRWTTGGELIETFFPFVYVGATFKNNWTLMANPMNVDFSRRCITCLRGGPSLRTDPFHAHFLRITTDRRRNIAFGMEGYWNAAFTTGPRAGSVAQTLYWKASETLNGSVTTRYSPSDDPYQYVTARRALDSTRYVLGEIHQKTVYLTNRLNWTVNPKLSFEFYAQPFVSSGSYDNFKQVVDPAAKSLANRFSPLPGFTCGNTGVCSTDYNADGVAEFSFGRPDFRFLQLRSTAVLRWEYRPGSVLFVAWQHGRTGSESNPTFSGFGDFPDILKIRPDNTVLVKANYWVNF; encoded by the coding sequence TTGCGCGAGGATTTATTGAGTCGCACGGTCGGCGTACTGTTGCTGCTTGCGTTCCTGGGTACTCGCTCGTCGGCCTGGTGCCAGAGCAGTTCCGCGCCGACGTCAAAGGAGTTGCGCGCTGCGCGTGTGGCTGATGGACGCATCCACATTGACGGCCACCTCAATGAGACCGCGTGGGCAACAGTTAAAGCAGGGACCGACTTCACCCAGAGGGATCCCTCCGACGGTACCCCGGCCAGCGAGCGCACCGAGGTACGCGTTCTTTACTCGGAATCCGCCATTTACGTTGGGGTTCGCGCCTTCGATTCGGAGCCCAGACGAATTATCTCCGAGGTCGCGCGCCGCGACCGCACCGTTCAGGCCGACGAGATCTCCGTTTTCTTCGATTCCTATTTCGACAGGCGGACGGCCTTCGAGTTCGCGGTAAATCCGAGTGGCGCCATTCGGGACGTGTATTACCAGGACGAGTACACGAGCGATATCTCCTGGGATCCGGTTTGGGAAGTGGTCACCAGCGTGGATAGCGCCGGCTGGACGGCTGAGTACCGCATCCCGCTCACGCAGCTGCGCTACGATCGGCGTGGCAATCGCTGGGGATTTCAGGTGATGCGCCGGGTTCAGCGTAAATCCGAGCGCGCCTACTGGATGCCATACTCGAAAAAAACGAGTGGTCTGGCATCGCGCTTTGGGACATTGACAGGCCTCGATAGCTTGAGCCAGCCCGTGCGGTTGGAACTGCGTCCATATACAGTGAGCTCACGCCGGACACGCAAGGCAAGCTCCGTCGGCTCGTACGCCCCGCCTGTGGATACGCGGCTTAGTGGAGGTGGAGACGTCAAACTCGGCTTGACGTCCAACTTGACTCTGGATGTTACAGTGAACCCGGATTTCGGTCAGGTCGAAGCCGACCCATCGGTTGTAAATCTGTCCGCTTTCGAGTCGTACTTTCCGGAGAAGCGGCCGTTTTTCGTGGAAGGTTCCGGACTCTTTGGAACCTACGTTCAGCAAGGCCAGGTGTTTTATTCGCGCAGAATCGGGCGAAGTCCGCAAAGCGGCGCGGCCCCGCCGCCGAATGGTAGCGTCGAGATTCCCGATCAGACGCGAATTATCGGCGCGGCTAAACTGACCGGAAAGAAGGTCCGCGGCTTCAACGTTGGACTCGTTAGCGTTATGACAGCTCAAGAAAAAGCGCTTCTGCGCGATTCAGCCGGAAACGTTTCCGGTGATTCGCCAGTTGAGCCGCTTACGCATTATCTGGTCGGACGACTGGAAAAGGATTTCAGGAACGGATCGAACACCGTCGGCGCAATGATAACCGGCGTCAATCGAAAGCTGACTCCGGAGCTGAGGTTTCTGCGCTCTTCGTCATACGTCGGTGTTGCTGACGGCGTGCATCGCTGGGCGAACGGGACATACGCATTGCGCTGGAACATCGCCGGAAGCGATATCCGCGGAAGCAGAGCCGCTATCACCGCCGCTCAAAGATCATCCTTTCGATATTACCAGCGTCCTGATGCTCGTCATACAGACCTTGACACAAGCCGGACGGAGCTCAGCGGTTGGACCGCGACAGCAAACTTCGGCAAGGAGACGGGAACGTGGACCTACTGGGGGTTGGCCAGTCAAACCTCTCCGGGCTTCGACGTAAACGACCTGGGATTCCAGTTTGGAGGCGACAATCGCGATTTACGCGTTGGAGCGGGCTACAATCATACACGTCCGAAGGGGGTTTTCAGGGATTATCAGATCAGCGCTACCGGATGGCGAAGATGGACTACCGGCGGGGAGCTGATCGAAACTTTTTTTCCATTCGTCTATGTGGGGGCCACGTTTAAAAATAACTGGACGCTTATGGCAAATCCGATGAATGTGGATTTCAGCCGGCGTTGCATAACATGTTTGCGCGGAGGCCCATCACTTCGTACGGATCCCTTTCATGCCCACTTTCTGAGAATTACGACCGATCGTAGACGCAATATTGCCTTTGGCATGGAAGGTTACTGGAACGCCGCCTTTACCACTGGTCCGCGCGCGGGATCCGTCGCACAAACTCTCTACTGGAAGGCGAGTGAGACACTGAATGGCAGCGTGACGACCAGGTACTCGCCGTCGGATGATCCCTACCAGTATGTGACAGCTCGGCGGGCGTTGGACTCGACGCGGTATGTGCTCGGCGAAATTCACCAGAAAACGGTGTACCTCACCAATCGCCTCAACTGGACGGTCAATCCCAAACTTTCATTCGAGTTCTATGCCCAGCCATTCGTGTCATCAGGTTCGTATGACAATTTCAAGCAGGTTGTAGATCCGGCGGCGAAGAGTCTCGCGAATCGCTTTTCCCCGTTGCCTGGATTCACCTGTGGAAATACGGGTGTATGCTCAACCGATTACAATGCGGATGGCGTAGCCGAATTCTCTTTCGGGCGTCCCGACTTTCGCTTTCTCCAGCTGAGATCGACCGCCGTACTGCGTTGGGAATATCGGCCCGGGTCGGTGCTTTTCGTCGCCTGGCAGCACGGGAGAACCGGCTCGGAAAGCAATCCAACATTCAGCGGGTTCGGCGATTTCCCGGATATTTTGAAGATTCGTCCCGACAACACCGTCCTCGTGAAGGCGAATTACTGGGTGAATTTCTAA
- the moaC gene encoding cyclic pyranopterin monophosphate synthase MoaC: MSDLTHTDESGHARMVDVGAKNRSDRFARASGAIRMSATTLDAIRANALKKGDVLAVARIAGIMAAKRTSDTIPLCHQIALTDVGVEFVLDDTLPGVRVQTYARTLDRTGVEMEALTAAAAALLTIYDMAKALDRGMTISEIALIEKSGGASGDWKSPG, translated from the coding sequence ATGAGCGATCTCACTCACACCGACGAGTCCGGCCACGCAAGGATGGTTGACGTAGGCGCGAAGAACCGGTCCGACCGCTTCGCCCGCGCGTCGGGTGCGATCAGGATGTCGGCGACGACGCTGGACGCCATTCGCGCCAATGCGCTGAAAAAAGGAGACGTGCTCGCGGTCGCCCGAATCGCGGGAATCATGGCCGCCAAGCGCACGTCCGACACGATCCCCCTCTGCCACCAGATTGCGCTGACCGACGTGGGCGTGGAGTTCGTTCTCGACGATACGCTTCCCGGCGTGCGGGTACAGACATATGCGCGCACGCTCGACAGAACCGGTGTCGAGATGGAAGCACTGACCGCCGCCGCGGCTGCGCTCCTCACCATCTACGACATGGCGAAGGCGCTGGATCGCGGAATGACGATCAGTGAGATCGCGCTGATCGAGAAAAGCGGTGGAGCGTCGGGAGACTGGAAGAGCCCGGGCTGA